A region of the Pricia mediterranea genome:
ATAGGACATTTTACCGTTCTGTTTTTCGCGTTTTTATTGCTGGTTTCGGTGATAACCGCCTTGTTTTTTTATAAAAACTGGTGGCGTAAAATGTTCAAGTTACAGACCGGAAAGGGCGTTTTGGTCCTCTTTAGGAGCCTACACAGACTGGTCGGGGTCTGGTCCGTTCCCTTCACCTTGATTTTTTCGGTTACGGGCATCTGGTATTTTATGGAACGTGCCAACGTTGCGGGAATCAATGATACGGCCGACCCCGACCCCCAAGAGGTAGTCGATGTCCAATACGAGGGGTCCGACCTGCCAAAAACCTCTGATTTGGACTATGACCGTGCTATAGGCATCGCGGAAAGGGCGGTTCCCCAATTAAAGGTCGGCACGCTTTACGTCGGCGAAGAAACGGGAGGTAGTATTTACCTGACCGGTCACAGCGATGTACCGCTGGTGCGCCAACGCGCCAACCGGGTTTATATAGACCCCACCACCTACGGGGTACTGGAAACCCGAAAAGCGACAAAAATCGGTACCGTCACTTACCTGAACGATATCGCCGACCCCATCCATTTCGGAAATTGGGGCGGACTGACCACTAAAATCATCTGGTTCGTTTTAGGCCTAGCAATTTCGTCACTTATAGCAACGGGGATCTGGATTGCCGTGAAGAGAAAGGTCCAAAAGCGGAAAAAAACCAAAAAGAAGGTCATGGGGGTGTGGGGGTATATCAACTGCGCGGTGTACTTGATCATGATGGGCTGTATGTACTACAGCCTGATCGATGAATATCGGGCCTCCACCACGGCCATTTTCCTCATCAGTTTGGGATGGACATTTTTTTTGCTTCTTGCGTACTACATCTTCGTTGTCCGAATGAAAGTTGCCGTTCACCGAATAGCTTCCTCAAAGCCTTAAGAGACACATAGGGATTGTGCTCAAATGCTTAGGATATCGAAGCGGATCGTCTACAAACACCGGCTTAAGTGTAAATGATTACATATTCCTTTTATAAAAATTTTACTACAAATACAAGATAAACCACGGAAACTTTTATTTGAAATTATTAGCCGTCACAAACCCCCGTTCCACCTACGAAATCCCCCCATTGTTGATAACCCTGTGGAAAAACTTCGGACCTTTTGAATTGTATCAAGGGAATAAAACTTGATCTTTATACTCGCTTCGTTCATAAACATTTTAATGCTATCAGCTATGGAAATTACCCAAGTCATTAAACGGGATTTTACGACCAAAACCTTTCACTTGCACAAGGTGACCAATGCCATCCTAAAGGCTATGACCGCCGTTGAGCTTGGGGGCGTTGCCGACGCCGAACGGGTTTCGGAAAAAGTGTACACGGGACTGCTCGAACGTAAAAAAGCCGACGCCGGCTACGTACCTACGGTAGAAGAGGTGCAAGATTTTGTAGAGAAGGCCCTTATGGAAACCGGATTTTTCGAAGTGGCCAAGGCGTACATTCTCTACCGAAACGACCAAGCCCAAAAACGCAAGAGCAATATCTTCGAGAAGCGGATCAACCTGAAGCCGTACGAGTATCCGGGGCTTTACGAATATGTGCCTGCTATCCGACATTCGTATTGGATCCATACCGAATTTAACTTTACCAGTGACATACAGGATTTTAAGACCCGGCTCACCGAGACGGAGCGCAGTGCCATAAAGAACACGATGCTCGCCATCTCACAGATCGAAGTGGCGGTGAAGAGTTTCTGGGGCGACATCTACCACAAAATGCCCAAGCCCGAAATCGGTTCAGTGGGAGCTACCTTTGCGGAAAGTGAGGTCCGACATGCCGACGCCTACTCCCATCTGCTGGAGATTCTGGGATTGAATCAGGAATTCAAGAACCTCAAGAAAAAACCGGTGATCATGAAGCGGGTGCAGTATTTGGAAACCGCCCTGAAAAACGCCAGAAGTGAGGATAACAGGGAGTATGCGGAATCCATTTTGCTCTTTTCCCTCTTTATCGAGCACGTTTCACTCTTTTCGCAATTCTTAATCATCATGGCCTTTAACAAACATAAAAATATGTTGAAGGGTATTTCGAATGTGGTCGAGGCGACTTCCAAAGAAGAACAGATTCATGGCGATTTCGGTATTGACATCATCAAGATCATCAAAAACGAGAACCCCGATTGGTTCGATAGGGACCATGCCCGGATGATTCAGCAAATGTGTGTTGACGCCTTTGAGGCGGAAAGCAAAATTGTCGATTGGATCTTTGAAAAGGGCGAGCTCGATTTCTTGCCCAAGAACCTGGTCAATGAATTCATAAAGAACCGGTTCAACAATTCACTCACCAGTATCGGTATCGAAAAGACCTTCGAGATAGACGAAGCGCTTTTAAGCCAGACGGAGTGGTTCGACGATGAGATTATTGGCACCAAACACGGTGACTTCTTCGTGAAACGCTCCATTAATTATAGCAAAAGAACCCAAAGTATAACCAGTGATGACCTTTTTTAAATGAACGATCCAAAGACTACATTAGACGCACCGACAGTATCAATCTCTAAGGGCGACCAGCTTGTTAACGCAAGAAAAGCGGCCATCAAGAGCCATAGGCCGCAAGACCAAGGCGGCTTTGAATGGTTGACCGACCACAGCCGTAATTTCTTGGCCTCGGGCTATTTGACCGAAGGGGTGAGCCCGGAACAACGTATCCGGGAAATAGCCGATAGGGCGGAACAACTTTTGGACATGCCCGGATTTTCCGATAAATTTTACGGCTATATGTCCGAGGGATTCTTTTCCCTGGCCTCCCCTGTATGGTCCAATTTCGGAAAGGAAAGGGGACTGCCCATCAGCTGCTTCGGATCACACGTTGACGATGACATGGGCAACATTCTATTCACCCAGTCCGAGGTCGGCATGATGTCTAAATTGGGCGGTGGTACTTCCGGATATTTCGGCAAGATCCGTCCCCGTGGGGCCGCGGTAAAGAATAACGGACAGGCCTCGGGGTCGGTCCACATTATGCAGCTCTTCGAGTCGATGGTCGATGTCGTGAGCCAAGGTTCGGTTCGCCGCGGTCGGTTTTCGCCGTACCTTCCCATCGAGCACCAGGACATTCTGGAGTTTCTCGAAATCGGTACCGAAGGAAATCCCATCCAGGAACTTACCCACGGCGTCACGGTTACCGATGCCTGGATGAAGGAGATGATCGATGGAGATGGGGCCAAACGCGCTATTTGGGCCAAGGTATTGCAACGTAGGGGAGAGATGGGCTATCCGTATATCTTCTTTAAGGACAATGCCAACAATGCCGCTGCAGATGTGTACCGGGACAACAACCACACCGTGTATGCGAGCAACCTCTGTACTGAAATTATGCTGCCCTCCAACGACCAGTGGTCCTTCGTATGTGTACTGTCGTCCGTAAATGTGCTGCACTACGATAAGTGGAAAAATACCGACGCGGTGGAGACCATGGTACATTTTCTCGATGCAGTGATTACCGAGTTCATAGAAAAACTGGAACGCTACCGGGATTCCGAAAGTCGCGAAGATAGGCAGACCTTCCTATTTATGGAGCGTGCCTACAATTTTGCCAAGGATAACCGGGCCTTGGGCCTCGGGGTCTTGGGATGGCACTCGTTGCTGCAATCCAAGAAACTGGCCTTCAACAGCCAGGAAGCCTATAACCTGAACAGTGAAATTTTCGAGGGTATTAAACAACGCTCGTACAGGGCGTCCGAAGCATTGGCGAAAAAATTCGGCGAGCCGGCCGTGCTCAAAGGTTATGGAAGGCGTAACGCCACCTTGAACGCAGTTGCCCCGACCACTTCGTCCGCATTCATTTTGGGACAGGTATCCCAAGGGATAGAACCCATCTGGTCGAACGTCTATGTGAAGGATATTGCCAAGGTAAAGACCACTATCCGGAATCCGTTTTTGGAGGAACTCTTAGAAGAAAAAGGGCAGAACACCCCCCAAGTCTGGCGAAGTATTAGGGATAGGGACGGTTCTGTACAGCATTTGGACTTCCTTACGGACAATGAAAAAGAGGTTTTTAAAACCTATTCCGAGATAGATCAGATGGATATCATCTATCAGGCGGCGAACCGGCAGAACCATATCGACCAAGGGCAATCGGTCAACATCATCGTGCATCCCGATATGCCGGTCAAGGAAATCAACAAGATACATGTCACTGCTTGGAAGCTGGGATTGAAATCCCTTTATTATCAGCACAGTATGAACGCTGCCCAAAAATTCAAACAGAAAAAGGATTGCGCCAGCTGTGAAGCCTAGATATTGATAGCGGGTATAACAATTTACCGATCACATAGCGCGTTTCGCCCTTGCAAGGGTGTGAGGCGCTTTGGTTTTGGTACAAATACGGTGTACTGATTCGATGAATACAATTTTAAACCAATCTAAATATAAATAACTGGTTATCAATTATTTATATTGCTTCTAAGTTTATCTCCACGTATATTTGATATGAACTTAAAAAAGAAGATCATGTCCATACGATTAGCAAATAACTGTAGCAACTGCGAGAATTTAATGGAGGGCAGTGTGTGCAAGGTACACGGCGTTAAGGTAAGCAACAGCTATACCTGTGATAGTTTTGATATGAAGGCGGCCCTTAAGGACGACCGTAACTGCGTTACCTGTGTGCGCTATGAAACCAGTGACTGCGCCAATCCGCAGAAAGCCGCGCCCGGCATGCTGTGTTCGCATTGGGCTCCGCAGAATGCCAGTGCCTAGTCCCGTTTAGGGAACTAAATTTAAAAAAATCGACTCTCATCGTGAGAGTCGATTTTTTTTGACCACAGCTCTTAAAAATCCGTAATTCCGATTAGAATTGGACTTCGAAAAAACTTTTGTCCTGAGTGTATGGTATCCGGATCAACTTGATATTGGCGATATGAACTCGTAATTTCATCTGCCGGAGGCATCCTTGAACTTGCGATATTTCGCCATTATAAACATGTAGGCCCCATAACAGATCAGTCCTAAAGCGACCAGGCCCATTAACCAAGGGCCGGAACTTTCCTGCAGAAAGGAAAAAGCCTCGGCGGTACCCTTTACGTCTTCGGACCCGGCACCGTCTGCAGCCCTAAAGAAGAAATAGGATACGATACCGACTACTACTCCTCTCGAAATCAATCCCGCGTATCCGAGCCATTTGATCGTTTTTCTCGTATCGATGTTCGAGTAACTTTCCAAATAAAATTTGTCCAGGAAATCCCCTTTATATGCTTTTACGAATTGAAAGACGGATTTGATGGCCAGACCGATGGCAATCGCATAAAATACATACGGCACTACCTCTTGTGGCAGCATTGAGCTAGCGCCGCCGCCACCTCCGCTTTGCTGACCTCCCCCAGTATCCCTGAATATCTGAAACGCCGAAAAACCGGCGAGTCCGAGATATACCAGCCCACTAAAGAAAAAGCCGACACGTTTCCCCTTGCCTTTGGCATCCGAGCCTATGTTCTCGGGGTCTTTGATGCTTTGATAAAAACGCCAAAAAGCATAGCACAGTAGCCCCAACGCCAGCACACCGAGGATCACGTTGCCAAAAGGTTGATTTTGCAGAAACTCCAAAACGCCGAGCTTTCCCTTACTTTGACTTCCCAAGCCGGCGGCGGCCCCAAAGGCCAGTATGCCCGTAATGGCATATACGGCTCCTTTTGAGATATATCCGGCCCGGGCAGTTTGCTTAACGCGTTTGTCCATCTTGATTTTGGTTTATTTTTAAAATATTAGGTAAGCTACTTGCTTAATTTCAGTTTTTCGGACGGCAGCATCTGCTGTGCGCTCTCCGCCTCATGGGCGTCCCAGGCCGTCTCGATGTATTTTCTGAAATGTTTGGGCTTTAAGCTGAATACTTTTTTAGCCAACAGCTTGGCATGTTGTTGCACCTGCTCCCGATGGCCTTCGATCAATGTATTCATCAGATATACCCCATTATCCTTATTGTCCATATCGGCATTGTTGCGTAAAAACACCGAAAGTTGGTACAGCCCTTCGGAGGTTACCAATAACTGGCTCAACTTTTCAAGCTCGGATTTCAAGGGGTCGACGATGTCCGGCCAAATCTCCCGCAACATTCCCATTTGAATACTCAGGTAGTTCGTTCTTTTCTGAAGCTCGTGGAAGTCCTCATGCGCCTGGGAATCGGATAATTTTTCTTGCGCTTTCCTACCGCGTTTATAGACTCTTTTTAATCCCGATAAAACGGTATTACGAGAAATAGGATTAGAGATGTCGTCTTTCAGCACTTCGCATTGATCCTGTAGGTTTTGGTGCATTTCCTGAAAGATATGGTCCTCGTTCAGCGCTGTTTCTATCTGCTGTCGCCTGTGTTCATCTAATTTGTCTTGCAGGTCCGTAAATGCATTCTTGTACAAGCGGTCGCTGTATTGCTCGTTGATGAGGGCAACGGCCTTTGCCATGGCTATCGATTGCTGCACGTTCAGTACTTTCTTGGCCTCGTCACGATAGAACTCATTCTCTTTTTTATAGTTTTTGTAATCGTCCCTTACCAAGCGAAGGGCGGCCCTGATTGTCTTATAGTTGTCCCGAAGCTGGGGAACCGCCTCTTCAAATTCCTCTACATTTTCCGTTTTCAAAAGTTTTAAGGATTTTTTACACGCTTTGTCGGTGGTTTTGGATAGGCTGTCAAATATCCAATGTGTTTTTTCAAGTTGGTTCATAGTATCTATATTTTAAAGTTTAAACCGAGGGAAAATAAAATTATAATCCGATGGGATACGTCACTATCGCAATTAATTTTGCCCCTAATGCAAATTATATATCATTGATTATGAAACGGTACAGCTATTTTCTACGGGTGGAACGCCTTTGTTTGCGGGATGTTCCAATACGCGTTTTAGGATGGGTCAGATACGGGATACTCTTTGCATTGGTATCATTGAACCAGCGGAGAAGTTCTTTGCCAGGCAAGGTTACCGGCAACCGTTTTGTCGTTGAACTCCTTCAGAAAGTCCAAAAATCGGGCACGGGGAAAAAAGGAACCTATTGAATGGGATACCAAATAAAACTTTAGAATTATAGATTAATAGCGATGCATTACATTCTTTTGAGAATATGATAACTACCTCTACACAAAATGTGATATGCGTTAACAATTCTTCCGATAGTTTTAATCCGAATGTCATAGAGCAATTAGTTTTGCCAAAACCTATCAGGGTATACGAAATCCGCTCAGGTACAAAATATAGACTAAACATTAAAGAATATGGAAGAAACTACGATTGCACAGATCAATGAAAGTCCGAAACGTATTTCACGGATTTCTTGGGGAGGCGTTTTGGCAGGTACCCTGACCACCTTGGCCCTCATGTTTTTACTCAATATTCTGGGACTGGGCATCGGCCTGACTTCGATAGATCCCTTGACCGATCCAAATCCCTTTAGCGGCATCGGCACGGGTACGGCCATTTGGTGGATTCTTTCCAATGCCGCCGCCTTATTTACGGGAGGTCTTGTCGCGGCTCGCATGTCCGGTTATACTTCTAACATAGACGGTGCCCTTCACGGTTTTCTCGCATGGGCGCTATATTTGGTAGTCGGGGTATGGATGGTTACCGCTACGGTCGGCGGGGCCCTCAACGGTATCGGCAATATGGTCTCCGGCCTAGTGGGCGGCGATTCGTCAAAAGATGTCACCGTACAGGTAGAAGACGCTTTGAAAGCAGGTAAGGAACAAGCGCAGGGCACCTCGGAAACCATCAAACAGCAAATGTTCGACCTTATCAATACCGGAGAGAAGTATAATGTACTGCCCGCCGATGCTTCGGAAGAGACCAGCGAATTCTTGCAGGAAACTAAAAGAGACCTCAAGCGGATGAACCTTGAGAACGATATCGAGAGCTATGTGAACGACCTTTCCTTTGACTTGGACAAGGAAGGGAATCTTAGCATAAATTCGGACAACGACGAATTTTTCGACGTTGAGAAGATAAAACAGTCCCTCGCTGAGAACACCGAGTTGAGTGAAGCAGAAATCGATGGGGTCATTGAAAAGTGGGAAACCCGAATGCAGAACATGGTAGATACCATCGAAGAGACCTACGCGGAAGCGAAGGTGAAGGTGGAGCAATATAGTGAAAAGGCCACTGATGCCGCTGGAACTTTTAGTATTGTCGCCTTTCTCATTTTGCTCCTAGGGGCAGGTGCCGCTTTATTTGGAGGCGTTGTCGGTTCGCCCGATTACGCGGTCTTAGTCGATGAGGACAGGAAGCGGCGTGGTAAGACCAGACCGAATCCGAAAGTATAATATCCCGCAAAATCCAAATGCAGACGGACACTCATTCGATTCCGCTTAATTAATAATAATCTTAAATTACATAGATATGTCATTAGTAACAATTATTTTAAATATTCTTTTACCACCATTGGCCGTTTTTATGAACCATGGGCTTGGAACAACCTTTCTAATCAGTGTACTCCTGACATTGTTGGCATGGCTTCCAGGGGTGATACATGCATTTATCGTGAACGGTTGAAACAATCTTCACGGTCACTACTTAAGTCAATTGCTATGTAAAAGAAGGCCGGGAGAAATCCCGGCTTTTTTATTCTATGAGGTGAGCCCCATCCTTTTTTTGTAAAAGCAAGGTTTTCAGAACCGATTGGGAGATAGATACCCCCCTGCCTGTCGGACAGGAAGCGAAATGGGGAACTATTTCCCCGATTCCAAGAACACACTTGCCATGACCACCGTGCACCTCTGGGCGGAACTATTACACCAAATGAATCTCAAGCGGATAGGTTTCCAAGTACCGGTATCGACGGTGATAAAGAAACCACGGTCAACGAATTTGGTCAGTGCTTTGCCAAAGGAAGTGATGATATTAGGTTTGGAGTCAACTATCGAAGCCCGGCCGATAGCAAATACTCCGCCTTCTGATCACAGGTTTGGCTCGGTTGATTTTTATGATAAGAGAAGCCCCGCCGGAACAATCTCTGGCGGGGCTTTTCTTTTATTGCTCTAAAATCCCAGCGGGATTATAACGGATTAGTCAATCATAAAAATCGATCGGTTCGGAACGATTATGTCATTTACGATATGAATAATACCATTCGAGGCTTCAATGTCGGACCTGATTATCTTGGCACCGCCAATGAATACGTTGTCGTATGTATCTCGAGTTACCGTTATTTCATCGGGAGAGGGACCGGTCATTACTTGATCGTCCTTAAAGTCGACTTTCATATTTTTCGTCGGCATAATATGATACTTTACGAATTCCATTAATTCTGTTTTATTTCCTGGATTCGTCAACTCCGAGAAACGCTCGATGGAAATGTCGCGAAAAGCATCATTGGTGGGGATAAAGACAGTATGTTCATCGGTCATCAACATTGAGGGGGTCAGTCCTGATAGGTTAACCAGATTGACAAAGGTGGAGAGATTTGGATCCATCGATGCCAATTCAAGGGTGGTATAGTTTTTTGTGTCGTCAATGTTTTCAAAAACTTTTTGGCCCGACCACTGGGCGTTGGTCGCAAAGTTGAAAAATAAGAGCGTTAGACTCAATGTGACAAGGTTCTGTATTCTTTTTTTCATTACAATAAATATTTAAGGTTGATAAATATCCTTTTCAAAGGATTTGCGCAGTGTCGAAACGGATTGTATCCTAATCGACTCCTGTAAAATAAAATATGCTGTTCGAACAGTTTAACTGTATTCATTCCATCCTTAACGCTATTGAAAAACGGTATTTATCGGCATGGGATGCACCTATCTTTTCCGTTACAATGATTCAACCCAATCCTACTTCTTAAGATGCACCCAAGGTGTGAGGTCTTATTTATTTAGAATTATTACAAATAATCTTTGGTAAATAAAGCTCCCTGTTTTAGATTTGCGCATCTATTTAAAACAAGTCTAAATAAAAACGGAACCAAAAATGAGAAAATTTGCCTTGGCCTTAAGTGTTGTGGCCGCTGTTGCGATGATGTCCTGCAGCTCTGATGATAACGGTATTGACGAAGAGGCAGTAGCCCCGACGTGCAACGACGGCATCCAAAATGGGGATGAGACCGGGGTGGACTGTGGTGGTACTTGCACGCCTTGCGAGACCGACGCCGAAAATCCTATTGAGAACCCGGATACCTATTCTTTCGAAAGAAACGGGGAAAGCACCGTAAACTTTAGCGGGCAGATTACCAGGTTAAAAATGGGCGGGGAATTCGTGTCCGCCTTGACGGACAATACGAATACCGCCACAAGCCTGCAGGCCATGTACGCACACGAGGAGGGGGACGCTGATTTTTCGGATGCCGATCTGAACGCTTCGGGTAAAAACCTGAAAAGCAAAACCGCGGCCTCCAAAGATCTGTTCGCTAATAACGCCACGGATCAGGCCGCCATCCGTTCGGATTTCGACGGTTGGATCAACGCCCAGGTCGATGAGGTCTTCACCAATTGGGAGACGGCAGCCGCTGCCGGGGTCGCGGGACAAATAGCGCAAGGCGAGAAAGTGCGCTATATTAATGGGATGGGACTGGAATACAACCAGATGATCGCCAAGGGACTGATCGGAGCGTTGACGCTCGATCAGATCGTAAACAACTATTTAAGTCCGGCTGTCCTTGACGAAGGCGACAATCGGGCGGAGAACGATGCCGGTACCTTGGCCGAAGGGAAGCCGTATACCACCATGGAGCATAAATGGGACGAGGCCTATGGCTATCTATTCGGCCTGAATACGGATACCGCCAATCCGGTAGCCGGTGAGAACGACGGGGACCGATTTTTAGGAAGTTATATCGGACAGGTGGCCACGGATCCTGATTTTAGTGATCTGATTACCGCTTCTTACGATGCCTTTAAATTGGGAAGGGCCGCGATTGTGGCCAAGGACTACGAGGTGCGCGATGAACAGGCTAAGATTATTACCGCCAAATTGGCTTTGGTCCCTTCCGTGCGGGGCGTATTCTACTTGCAGGCCGGAAAAAATGCCTTGATGGCCGAAGTGCCGAACTATGGCGGCGGGTTCCATGCCCTGTCCGAGGCGTACGGATTTATTTACAGCCTTCAGTTCGCCCAAAATCCCACTACAGGAGATACCTTCTTCACCAAGGCTGAAGTCGAGGCGATGTTGGAGCAACTACTCGGAGACGGTGAGAACGGTCTGTGGGACGTGACTCCGGAAACCTTGGATAGCCTATCAGAAACTATTGCCAACAAATTCGGATTCACCGTGGAGCAGGCGGCCCCGGTTATGGAATAAGGTTTTTCTTAAGGTACAGGCCGCGGATTTTCTGACATCCTGTCCAAGCAAAATTTAAGGGATAGTTCCATAGCTATTTTGGAGTTATCCCTTATTTTTGCAAAGTTGATTTAGAATAAATAAAAATAAGCTATGCGTAGAATTTTGGGAGGATTGATGGTGTTAATGTTCATAGGGGCCTGTTCGTCCGACAACAACGGAGGCTCGGGAATTTCCGACGACGTCGATTCGAATCCAGAGCCAGACACAGGTGGGACCTTTGAACGGGGGGCGATGTTGGCCAACTGGGCCGATAACATCATTATTCCGGCCTATACCGACTTTTCCACGAAACTGACCGAACTATCCAGCGAATATGACACTTTTAAATCCGATTCCAACGCGGGCAATTTGGCTGCGCTGAGGGCCTCATGGGTAGCGGCGTACAAAGCGTGGCAACACGTCGTGATGTTCGAGGTCGGTCCCGCTGAAACTGTGGGACTGCGGTTGAACATCAACGCCTATCCTACCGACACCGAGGTCATCGAAAGCAACGCGGGAAACGGAACCTACGACCTAAAGCTTCCGTCCAACCGCGTAGCCAAGGGCTTTCCGGCCCTGGACTATCTTATCAACGGCATAGGGGAGACGGATGAGGATATCACTGCAAAATTAAGCTCGGATACCGGTAAGGCTTCGTATATTCCGTATATAGAGGCAATCATCAGCGACATGCAAAGTTTGACCGAAGAAGTAGTGTCGGAGTGGCAGCAGGGCTATCGCGATACCTTCGTAAAAAACGACGGGGCCTCGGCGACCGCATCGGTCGACCGTTTCGTCAACGCGTACATCTTTTACTACGAGAAGTTTTTAAGGGCGGGTAAAATGGGGATTCCCTTGGGTGTTTTTACCGGAACGGCCCTTCCCGGAAATCTGGAAGCCTACTATGCCGAAGACTTGGCAAAAACCCTGTTCTTGGAGGGCCTGAACGCCTCTCAGGATTTTTTCAACGGGAAACATTTCGGATCGGATGCGAAAGGCGAAAGCTTGGCCTCCTATCTCGACGCCCTGAACTCTCTCAAGCAAGGCGAGGATCTGAACGAGATCATTAACGAACAGTTCGAGGTCGCCCGTCAGTCGGTCACTGCGCTAAACACTTTCCGGGAAGAAATTGAGAACAATGCCTCGCCGAACGATATGTTCGAGGCCTACGATGAGGTACAGCGTCTGGTTCCCTTATTCAAGGTCGACATGGTTTCCGCGATGAGTATCAGTATTTCCTATGTGGATGCCGATGGCGATTAACTTGAAACCATACATCACGAAACCCGTAGAGGCCGCCCCTTTGGCGGTCTTTCGTATTCTTTTCGGGGCGATGATGCTGTTCGGACTCCTTCGTTTCGCCAGTTATGGCTGGATCGACACCCTGTATATCCGGCCCCGATTTTTCTTTTCCTATTATGGCCTCGAATGGATCAAACCTATAGGAACCTATACCTATCTGATTTACCTGCTATGCGGGATAGCAGCGCTAATGGTGTCCATCGGCTACAAATACCGCTTGGCCATTATCGTCTTCTTCCTCAGTTTCACCTATATCGAGCTGATGGACAAGACCACCTATCTCAACCATTACTATTTTACGAGTGTACTCGCATTTTTAATGATTTTTCTTCCCGCAAACGCGTATTATTCGGTCGATGCATACCTACATCCGAAAAAATCTTTTCAGAAAATTCCCGCGTGGACCATCAACAGTATCAAGTTGCTGCTTGGCATGGTCTATTTCTATGCCGGTCTCGCCAAACTGAACTCCGAATGGCTGTTCGATGCCATGCCCCTGAGAATATGGTTGCCCTCTAAATTCCATATTCCGCTGGTGGGCCATTTTTTTGATTTGGAATGGGTGCATTACGCCTTCAGTTGGGCCGGAGCGGGTTACGATCTGGCCATTCCCTTTCTGTTGCTGTACCGCAAGACCCGGCCGTTCGCCTTTATCACGGTGGTGGTTTTTCATATGATGACCTGGGTCTTGTTCCCCATTGGGATGTTCCCTTATATCATGATCATTTCCACCTTGATCTTTTTCGATGCCAAGCTGCATCATCATTTTTTACGCGGATTCGATAGACTCGTTAAACCGGGTAAATCGCATTACGATTCCGGCAGGATTTTAACCTACCGTCCGACTTTCGCCAATCGGATTATGAACACCGTAATCGTAGTTTTCTTCGGGATACAGTTACTGCTGCCCTGGAGGTATTTGCTTTATCCAGGGGAATTATTTTGGACCGAGGAGGGATACCGGTTTTCTTGGCGGGTCATGTTGATGGAAAAATCCGGGTACGCTCAATTCAGGGTGGTCGATGGGGAGAGCGGAAAGTGGTTTTACGTGGATAATTCGGATTTCCTGACGCCCTTTCAGGAAAAGCAAAT
Encoded here:
- a CDS encoding PepSY-associated TM helix domain-containing protein gives rise to the protein MELKKKTFFKIHSWIGINLGILFFIVCFSGTMATLSREMDWLANPAARASPQNELASRNAVMVNFRQAYPEAEITRWIRPEEPYLCDILYKTEGGIESYIFANPYTGKIQGEAGITFQRFFRDFHYFLFIPFEIGHFTVLFFAFLLLVSVITALFFYKNWWRKMFKLQTGKGVLVLFRSLHRLVGVWSVPFTLIFSVTGIWYFMERANVAGINDTADPDPQEVVDVQYEGSDLPKTSDLDYDRAIGIAERAVPQLKVGTLYVGEETGGSIYLTGHSDVPLVRQRANRVYIDPTTYGVLETRKATKIGTVTYLNDIADPIHFGNWGGLTTKIIWFVLGLAISSLIATGIWIAVKRKVQKRKKTKKKVMGVWGYINCAVYLIMMGCMYYSLIDEYRASTTAIFLISLGWTFFLLLAYYIFVVRMKVAVHRIASSKP
- a CDS encoding ribonucleotide-diphosphate reductase subunit beta is translated as MEITQVIKRDFTTKTFHLHKVTNAILKAMTAVELGGVADAERVSEKVYTGLLERKKADAGYVPTVEEVQDFVEKALMETGFFEVAKAYILYRNDQAQKRKSNIFEKRINLKPYEYPGLYEYVPAIRHSYWIHTEFNFTSDIQDFKTRLTETERSAIKNTMLAISQIEVAVKSFWGDIYHKMPKPEIGSVGATFAESEVRHADAYSHLLEILGLNQEFKNLKKKPVIMKRVQYLETALKNARSEDNREYAESILLFSLFIEHVSLFSQFLIIMAFNKHKNMLKGISNVVEATSKEEQIHGDFGIDIIKIIKNENPDWFDRDHARMIQQMCVDAFEAESKIVDWIFEKGELDFLPKNLVNEFIKNRFNNSLTSIGIEKTFEIDEALLSQTEWFDDEIIGTKHGDFFVKRSINYSKRTQSITSDDLF
- a CDS encoding ribonucleoside-diphosphate reductase subunit alpha — encoded protein: MNDPKTTLDAPTVSISKGDQLVNARKAAIKSHRPQDQGGFEWLTDHSRNFLASGYLTEGVSPEQRIREIADRAEQLLDMPGFSDKFYGYMSEGFFSLASPVWSNFGKERGLPISCFGSHVDDDMGNILFTQSEVGMMSKLGGGTSGYFGKIRPRGAAVKNNGQASGSVHIMQLFESMVDVVSQGSVRRGRFSPYLPIEHQDILEFLEIGTEGNPIQELTHGVTVTDAWMKEMIDGDGAKRAIWAKVLQRRGEMGYPYIFFKDNANNAAADVYRDNNHTVYASNLCTEIMLPSNDQWSFVCVLSSVNVLHYDKWKNTDAVETMVHFLDAVITEFIEKLERYRDSESREDRQTFLFMERAYNFAKDNRALGLGVLGWHSLLQSKKLAFNSQEAYNLNSEIFEGIKQRSYRASEALAKKFGEPAVLKGYGRRNATLNAVAPTTSSAFILGQVSQGIEPIWSNVYVKDIAKVKTTIRNPFLEELLEEKGQNTPQVWRSIRDRDGSVQHLDFLTDNEKEVFKTYSEIDQMDIIYQAANRQNHIDQGQSVNIIVHPDMPVKEINKIHVTAWKLGLKSLYYQHSMNAAQKFKQKKDCASCEA
- a CDS encoding DUF1206 domain-containing protein; translation: MDKRVKQTARAGYISKGAVYAITGILAFGAAAGLGSQSKGKLGVLEFLQNQPFGNVILGVLALGLLCYAFWRFYQSIKDPENIGSDAKGKGKRVGFFFSGLVYLGLAGFSAFQIFRDTGGGQQSGGGGGASSMLPQEVVPYVFYAIAIGLAIKSVFQFVKAYKGDFLDKFYLESYSNIDTRKTIKWLGYAGLISRGVVVGIVSYFFFRAADGAGSEDVKGTAEAFSFLQESSGPWLMGLVALGLICYGAYMFIMAKYRKFKDASGR
- a CDS encoding CHAD domain-containing protein, which gives rise to MNQLEKTHWIFDSLSKTTDKACKKSLKLLKTENVEEFEEAVPQLRDNYKTIRAALRLVRDDYKNYKKENEFYRDEAKKVLNVQQSIAMAKAVALINEQYSDRLYKNAFTDLQDKLDEHRRQQIETALNEDHIFQEMHQNLQDQCEVLKDDISNPISRNTVLSGLKRVYKRGRKAQEKLSDSQAHEDFHELQKRTNYLSIQMGMLREIWPDIVDPLKSELEKLSQLLVTSEGLYQLSVFLRNNADMDNKDNGVYLMNTLIEGHREQVQQHAKLLAKKVFSLKPKHFRKYIETAWDAHEAESAQQMLPSEKLKLSK
- a CDS encoding YqaE/Pmp3 family membrane protein, yielding MSLVTIILNILLPPLAVFMNHGLGTTFLISVLLTLLAWLPGVIHAFIVNG